CATATGTGTGGTCTATCCCATCTTAATAAGGCTTTTAAACTTCTTCCATTGAATCGAAACTCCcaaatgattcaaaaactatcaaatatctcaaaaacTTATTGAAACTTTATCTGCCACATTGAAATTCACAATGAAAAGAGTATTTTTTATGGTAAGAATTAAATTATGTCATGCATGAACAAGCTTTATAAGATCCGATAGAATAAATGATGTGTTTTCATACTATATTTTATCCATTTCACTTAATgataagtataaaaaattaaaaatacattgaTTTCCCCTAAATGAGTCGAATTTATGATACCATGTCCACATAGGACCACCTTGGCCTGTTCTCGACTCAAGAAGGTGTAATAGTATCAATGTGTCATGCTCGAAGAAAGGCAAGTGCAAGGAAATGCAAAGACTAAATGAAGAAATCATGAAATTATATGAACTTGGAGAAATGGTTCCCTCGTCAAATGAAGGTGAATGTCAGTATCACTCATGCAAAGGGTTAGGTTAGGCCATAACCATCTTGGGAGGGACAAGTTAACAACACCTTGGACACGGGCCCAATGGACACCACCCTTACAAGGAGAGTTGGTTCGATGCCACCGTCGAGAGAGATGACTAGATCAATAATGTCTTTAGAGAACAAATGAAATTTGTAGGCACAAACATAGAAATATATTTAGATTtacattatgtttttaattcgAAGAATTTAGTATTATTGCACaatatttagttactatatgtAGTATATTGTTTTATTGGGAAAATTCGCCATTTTTCCTCAAAACAAACAAAGGCATTCATCACTGGAATCCTCGATATTTTTCAAAAGCAGCATACCAGCCGCCAAATCCCCAAGTGATTCGATCAACTGGTCGAAACACACAGAAGCAGAAAAGAGAAATGATAGTGAGGAAATTCTCTGCTTCAAAGCTCAAGCACCTTCTTCCTCTCTCTGTCTTCAAACACTCATCCACAAATCTCTCAttatcacctttttcttcaaaCCCCAtttctaaaaccctaaaccctaatccccactttttattttcacacTCAAAGCTCAGGCCTTTCTCTTCTTCCCAGTCCAAACCCTCTTTGGCCTTCACCAGAGATGGGAATTTCGACGAAACCCTGTCCCAATCCCTATTCATCTGCCCCGGTTGTGGCGTCCAAATGCAAGATTCAGACCCGGTTCAACCTGGGTACTTCATCAAACCCTCACAAAAGGATCCAAATTATCGTTCCCGGATCGATCGCAGACCCGTTGCGGAAGAGCCGGAGATTTCTGATTCGCTGAAAAAGGGATTGCTTGTGGAGGATGAAAACCCTAATCCTAATCCTAACCCCAATCCTAATTTAGTCGAGAAGCCCGTTGTGTGTGCTCGTTGCCATTCGTTGAGGCATTATGGGAAGGTGAAGGACCCAACGGTGGAGAATTTGTTGCCGGAGTTTGATTTTGATCACACTGTTGGGAGGAGATTGGTTTCAACCTCTGGAACTCGGTCTGTGGTTCTAATGGTGGTTGATGCTTCAGATTTTGATGGGTCCTTCCCAAAAAGGGTGGCGAAGATGGTTTCTGCCACCATTGATGAGAATTATACAGCATGGAAGATCGGCAAGTCTGGGAATGTGCCTAGAGTAGTCCTTGTGGTGACAAAGATTGATTTATTGCCTTCATCTTTATCGCCAACCCGGTTTGAGCATTGGGTTAGGCAGAGAGCAAGAGAGGGAGGAGCAAATAAGCTAACGAGTGTGCATCTTGTGAGCTCAGTGAGGGATTGGGGATTGAAGAATcttgttgatgatattgttcAATTAGCGGGGCGGAGAGGGAATGTGTGGGCAATTGGGGCGCAAAATGCAGGGAAGAGTACACTGATCAATTTGATAGGGAAGCATGCAGGAGGGAAACTTACACATTTGACTGAAGCTCCGGTGCCCGGAACCACATTGGGCATTGTCAGGGTTGAGGGTGTACTTACTGGGGCAGCAAAGTTGTTTGATACACCTGGCCTTTTGAATCCCCATCAGATAACAACAAGGTTGGCCGGGGAAGAGCAGAAGCTTGTTCATGTTAGCAAGGAGTTGAAACCGAGGACATACAGAATCAAGGTCATTGTGCTTGAATAATTGTTGATAGAGTTGATTCTAAGTATCACACACTCATAAACACGAATGAGCACTTCATTATGACAGGGGAAAATGATTACTTTTGCAAATTTATGCTTCTATAGGATTATTAGGAATGCTGCTGAGTTGATGGGTAATTTATTCTATTGTTGCTCTTTagtttgtcaaaaaaaaatttcttagttCCCCAGTTCGGAGAAAGCGGTAGGATTGGATTAAGTTGATAGCTAGCGCAAAATTCATAGCCAATCTGTATGAATCTGAACTGAGAAAACACTTGTTTGCCTGTAATTTAACCAAACATAAAGTCTAAATCAAGCATGGTGAAAGAGTATAGAAATGGTGAGCCTAAAATGGTATAGATGAGGCTGGCTAAGTTGAGttgatttattgttttcttcttgTTCTATGTTAAATTAAACTTTTCGAATTGTGAATTAGAGAGTTCATTGATGTAGTTCTAGCATAAAGTTTATTGAGGGAGGTGATGGATTACAGGATACTGGGATTCAGATAAGTAACCACACTTGAATTGAGTgaagtcattttttattataacttGCAGGAGGGGATCGGATATTCTATGAGAAGGCTGTGCAGGGTCCTCTTGTCTGCATGAACATagttaatattagaaaatttcctAATGtcacaataattatttttctgcCTATTTTTCATATCGAGTATGTAATCTCTTGGTTGTAACATAAGGTTTCTGTGTATCAAATTTTTCTATGCCTCATATTAGCATTATTTGGCTGTGACAGGCAGGTCATTCAGTTCATATCGCTGGGCTTGCAAGGCTGGATGTAGAAGAACTGTCAGTAGACACAGTTTATATCACAGTATGGGCATCTCCTTATCTTCCACTGCACATGGGGAAGACAGAAAATGCATGCACAATGGTAGAAGACCATTTCGGTCGTCAGTTGCAGGTACAGTTTGCCCATGCCATGGATGATGAAACCGCATTTCTTTACTCATGGGCTTTCATCCCAATTTATTCTTGATCCTTTTATCTTTTAAGCTTTGCGATCCTGGCCATCTTCACTGAGTACCTAGACCTCCATTTAGGTGGTGCAGTATTGGGTTGATTATATGatcttttactattttatttagtcatatttttttatgatggaGGATCAAAGTCCCTGAACTGATCTTTGATTTGCTTTACTGTCTAGATATGATGTTCGAAAACCCTAGCTAGGTCTGCGACTCTCTGCATAACTATTATAGTATTCTTTGTCTTGACATCTATGTGTTGATCACTGCTACAGCCACCAATTGGAGAGAGGCGAGTCAAGGAGCTTGGAAAATGGGAGAGAAAAGAATTTCGTGTTTCTGGGACCAGTTGGGATTCGAGCTCTGTTGATGTTGCTGTTGCTGGCCTTGGATGGTTTGCAGTTGGCCTCAAGGGAGAGGCGGTTTTAGGCGTTTGGACTTATGATGGAGTTGACCTTATCCTTCGCAACTCTCTGCTTCCTCATAGATCACAAAATTTTGAAGTTGCTGGGTTTACAGTTTCAAAAATAGTCTCCAAAGCCGACCAAGCTTCAAACAAGTCAGGGCAAAgccaaaagagaagaaaatcaaGTGACCCAAAAGCTGCAGCCCATTCTTTGCCATCACCATTAACAGCTAATGCAGGCTGAAATCAGAAGAAGAAACACACCTTCCAACGCCAACTAGATGAAATCAAAAGGATAGGATTTCAAGCCAAAAAAAGCCCCG
The sequence above is drawn from the Vitis riparia cultivar Riparia Gloire de Montpellier isolate 1030 chromosome 6, EGFV_Vit.rip_1.0, whole genome shotgun sequence genome and encodes:
- the LOC117916263 gene encoding GTP-binding protein BRASSINAZOLE INSENSITIVE PALE GREEN 2, chloroplastic, with protein sequence MIVRKFSASKLKHLLPLSVFKHSSTNLSLSPFSSNPISKTLNPNPHFLFSHSKLRPFSSSQSKPSLAFTRDGNFDETLSQSLFICPGCGVQMQDSDPVQPGYFIKPSQKDPNYRSRIDRRPVAEEPEISDSLKKGLLVEDENPNPNPNPNPNLVEKPVVCARCHSLRHYGKVKDPTVENLLPEFDFDHTVGRRLVSTSGTRSVVLMVVDASDFDGSFPKRVAKMVSATIDENYTAWKIGKSGNVPRVVLVVTKIDLLPSSLSPTRFEHWVRQRAREGGANKLTSVHLVSSVRDWGLKNLVDDIVQLAGRRGNVWAIGAQNAGKSTLINLIGKHAGGKLTHLTEAPVPGTTLGIVRVEGVLTGAAKLFDTPGLLNPHQITTRLAGEEQKLVHVSKELKPRTYRIKAGHSVHIAGLARLDVEELSVDTVYITVWASPYLPLHMGKTENACTMVEDHFGRQLQPPIGERRVKELGKWERKEFRVSGTSWDSSSVDVAVAGLGWFAVGLKGEAVLGVWTYDGVDLILRNSLLPHRSQNFEVAGFTVSKIVSKADQASNKSGQSQKRRKSSDPKAAAHSLPSPLTANAG